A window of Rhipicephalus sanguineus isolate Rsan-2018 unplaced genomic scaffold, BIME_Rsan_1.4 Seq1183, whole genome shotgun sequence genomic DNA:
gcaacaGTGAAGCATGGGCCCTTCACTGCCCGTCCCCCGTCAACCGACATGTCTAGCCtcgagatgcgtggcttcctGCTCggtctgtatttctctttctcattatttctctgctacgctttactctctcacctcctTCTATTTTTCCTCCTTCTCGACCTCAGATCTGTCCTCCTTATCGTCACTggcctttcccaccaccttgctccactatactatacgaggctatgctatgctagtcTAGCGTGCCTGCATAGGCAAgggttaggacactcgcctttCGATGGAGTGTACAAtgcttcgaatcccgcctcgtgaagaatttttttcacaTCTCTCCCCATCACTCCCACTTCCCCTTCTctcccccttgctacactatactacgcAAGGCTAAGCTTGCTCGGCAACCATGCCTGGATAGGCGAGTGATttggacgcttgccttcggatctaGTGTACGCGGGTTctaatcccgcctcgtgaatGACATTTTTcacatccctcctcctcactctcactttctcTTCCTACCCTCTcgctgcactatactatacaaggctgagCTATGCTCCACTTGCGTGCTGGATAGGCCAGTGGTTAGGACacttgccttcggatcgagtgtacgtgggttcgaatcccgcctcgagaagaatttttttctcacttccctTCCAACTCTCGCTGCAGTATACTAGACAAAGCTAAGGCATGGTTGGCTACCGTGTCTGCATAGgcgagtggttaaggcgctcgccttgaATCGAatgtacgcaggttcgaatcccgccacgagaacactttttttcacatctctccttctcactcgcacttccccttcccaccctctcgctgcactatactatacaaggctaaggCATTCTGGCTACCGTGTCTGCATAGgctagtggttaaggcgctcgcctttgaATCGAATGTACGCAGATTCGAATCCCGCCACGAGAACACTTTTtttcacatctctccttctcactcgcacttccccttcccaccctctcgctgcactatactatacaaggctaaggCATGctcggctaccgtgtctgcataggctagtggttaaggcgctcgcctttgaATCGAatgtacgcaggttcgaatcccgcacgagaacactttttttcacatctctccttctcactcGCACTTCCCTTCCCACCCTCTcgctgcactatactatacaaggctaaggCATGctcggctaccgtgtctgcatAGGCTATGATTCTACTTCCGGACACTGTCGTGAACGGTTGGGGAATGCTACGCTCCTCTGGGGCGGTATCAGCGGCCATGCCTAGCCGCGGTGACCGGAACGCTGCCTTCGGAAACCAGGAATATGAAGTTATTTTGCCTCCGCTTCCAACCGGTCGCATCGTTTTGAATACTGTTTTCCTTCATGCTGATGTTCGAGGACGGCCATACCGAGTGGAAGACATACGTGACGCACTTGAATATTTGGGCATGTTGCCTGACGTTGAAGCGTTAGGCGCATACCAAATGAACCACGTGTGGGCGGTGACGCTGAAGAACAACGAGGCGAAGAAGAAACTGCTTTCGGCATCTCAAGTGTCAGTGAAGGAGCGGCGTTGCCTCGTGGTGGATCCGAACAACCAGGATATACGACTAAAGCTACACTGGGTCCTTCATCATGTCGACGACGAAGACGTACGGACGGCGTTTGCACCGTACGGCAAAGTCACGGAAGTGTCAAGGGAGCGATGGCGCACAGAAGGTCTATCCGAGAAAGGTTCAACGACGCGGCTTATAAGTCTGCAGCTCAAAGCAGGTTACACGAAAGAAGACATCCCGCATCAGCTGCGTGTAGCAGGTGAGCTGACCTTAGTAGTTGTTGCTGGAAGAGCTCCCCTCTGCTTACGATGTAAACGAACAGGTCATATCAGACGTGAATGTAGAGTGCCGCGGTGCACATCGTGTAAGCGCTTTGGCCATGCTGAGGAAGAGTGCGTAAAAACTTATGCGAAGGTTGcggggccctctgcatgggatgATAAAACAGAACATCAGATGGACGAATCAGAAGCCGAGGAAGTTGCAGCTAGTAAAACGAGGGAACTTCAGCCTGTTGACACGTTTCCTTCGTTTCTACCAGCCAGTAGCGACAAACCGGAAGAACCTGTAAGCGTGCCCGCTAAACAACGCACTCCACACTCTGAGAAGTCAACGGCAACGCCCACCAAACCGATGGAAAATACTGTGAACTGTCAGCAAACACCAGTAGAAAAACCCGAGCGTCAACTTGACGACATGATGGACACGAAGACTACCCCGTGGAAGAGAGCACGTGAGGAAACAGAAGCTGAGAACAAGACCCCGGTTGAGACCAATACCGGCGAACCGCCTACAAAGACGGCCCAAGTCCGCCGCATGTCCTTGAAGCCGAAGCCCAACATACCACCGGATCGCCACACCTCGGGAGGCCCATAGCCTCCTGGTCCAACTAGTTGCCAGTACTATGGCCGGCGAACT
This region includes:
- the LOC119376380 gene encoding uncharacterized protein LOC119376380, yielding MILLPDTVVNGWGMLRSSGAVSAAMPSRGDRNAAFGNQEYEVILPPLPTGRIVLNTVFLHADVRGRPYRVEDIRDALEYLGMLPDVEALGAYQMNHVWAVTLKNNEAKKKLLSASQVSVKERRCLVVDPNNQDIRLKLHWVLHHVDDEDVRTAFAPYGKVTEVSRERWRTEGLSEKGSTTRLISLQLKAGYTKEDIPHQLRVAGELTLVVVAGRAPLCLRCKRTGHIRRECRVPRCTSCKRFGHAEEECVKTYAKVAGPSAWDDKTEHQMDESEAEEVAASKTRELQPVDTFPSFLPASSDKPEEPVSVPAKQRTPHSEKSTATPTKPMENTVNCQQTPVEKPERQLDDMMDTKTTPWKRAREETEAENKTPVETNTGEPPTKTAQVRRMSLKPKPNIPPDRHTSGGP